In the genome of Thermosphaera aggregans DSM 11486, one region contains:
- a CDS encoding DUF47 domain-containing protein: MSTWFWTSKQMEKKILEDHLKHVEKVVETTRALEDSVSHVRNRDLNSFIKDYEKISSLEREADVFKRTLMKEVSQVLIHPIDREYLINLTLNIDQIAGYCRAVGKRILILMDASEDLDGHMIEYVSTVASKIRQIAELILSALQSLKRSAQETIEYTNEIEKIEEEVDDLKLEAYKIVLKKMQ; encoded by the coding sequence ATGAGCACTTGGTTCTGGACCTCTAAGCAGATGGAGAAGAAGATTCTTGAAGACCACTTGAAACATGTTGAGAAGGTTGTGGAGACGACTAGAGCCCTGGAGGATTCCGTGTCTCACGTGAGAAACCGCGACCTAAACTCTTTCATAAAAGACTATGAAAAAATCTCTTCTCTCGAGAGAGAGGCTGACGTATTCAAAAGGACTTTAATGAAGGAGGTTAGCCAGGTATTAATTCACCCCATAGACAGGGAGTACTTGATAAATCTTACATTGAACATTGACCAAATCGCTGGATACTGTCGAGCCGTTGGAAAAAGAATCTTAATACTTATGGATGCTTCGGAGGATTTAGATGGGCACATGATAGAGTATGTTTCTACAGTCGCTTCGAAAATAAGGCAGATCGCTGAGCTAATCTTGTCGGCTCTTCAAAGCTTAAAAAGGAGCGCCCAGGAAACAATCGAGTACACTAATGAGATTGAGAAAATAGAGGAAGAAGTTGACGACCTGAAGCTTGAAGCATATAAGATTGTTCTTAAAAAAATGCAATGA
- a CDS encoding inorganic phosphate transporter — protein sequence MDPIALIVIGYCLSFFMAVNIGGNDAANPVDTSVGSGVLTVRQALMLFSIGVFAGALLQGSSVIKTIGRGIVPTIPLAGAVSAVLAAGSWILIATLKGMPVSTSQSIVGGVIGVGLGMVLKGELSLSNLNFGVLSNILLSWIISPLSAIFLSLTLYSVLQKRLTMLETTAGGRRTIKALMILTLLFSAYSFGANDVANATGVYLFVTSKYLGLPDAHTMLILASMGAVGIIVGGWTMGRKVIDTVAYKITKLDYGTGVVAEASNSLTVWLFTTIPSLLIGYGMPISTTHASVSSIIGVGIAKYGKKWFFSSGSIVLKIVLSWLLTLPITIITGTVFYYVTGFLVGGL from the coding sequence ATGGATCCAATAGCGCTCATAGTAATCGGCTACTGCTTATCGTTTTTCATGGCTGTTAATATAGGAGGAAACGATGCAGCCAATCCGGTAGATACGTCTGTCGGTTCCGGTGTCCTGACAGTTCGTCAAGCCCTCATGCTTTTCTCGATAGGAGTCTTCGCCGGCGCTCTTCTACAGGGTTCGTCAGTGATTAAAACAATCGGCAGAGGCATTGTTCCCACTATACCTTTGGCCGGTGCGGTCTCAGCAGTTCTCGCAGCAGGTTCATGGATCTTGATAGCTACTTTGAAGGGGATGCCGGTCTCAACGTCTCAGAGCATTGTGGGAGGTGTAATAGGGGTTGGGCTTGGAATGGTTTTAAAAGGCGAGCTGTCTTTAAGCAACCTGAATTTCGGTGTTCTATCCAACATTCTGTTAAGCTGGATAATATCACCCTTGTCCGCAATATTTCTCTCACTAACTTTATATTCAGTTCTTCAAAAGCGTTTAACAATGCTTGAAACTACTGCAGGAGGCAGGAGGACTATTAAGGCACTCATGATTCTCACGCTGTTGTTCTCAGCATACTCTTTCGGTGCCAATGATGTTGCAAACGCCACGGGAGTTTACTTGTTCGTCACGTCGAAATACCTGGGCTTGCCCGATGCCCACACAATGTTGATTCTTGCATCAATGGGTGCTGTAGGCATCATCGTAGGTGGGTGGACCATGGGTAGAAAAGTGATAGATACGGTAGCGTACAAGATAACTAAACTGGACTATGGAACAGGAGTTGTTGCTGAGGCTTCGAATTCTCTCACTGTTTGGTTATTCACAACCATTCCTTCATTGCTAATAGGATACGGAATGCCTATCTCCACCACTCACGCGTCCGTCTCATCCATAATTGGAGTGGGCATCGCTAAGTATGGTAAGAAATGGTTTTTCAGCAGTGGTAGCATCGTATTGAAGATTGTTCTCTCCTGGTTGTTAACTCTTCCAATAACTATAATAACCGGGACAGTGTTTTACTATGTAACTGGATTCCTGGTGGGAGGTTTATGA
- a CDS encoding inositol monophosphatase family protein has protein sequence MKGVRELFEIIRTVSESLAGLLREYYGDTAYSEVMGLGVTGDVSRRIDLVAEEHAVEELRKTGLDLWVVSEEKGLYRLSEKPDYVVLIDPLDGSLNYSVGIPFASVSLALFPYQQLNLETIPQEAVGVVENIFTREWYGVVGREVYVEGRLVETYPAQRTGIASVYFDTVEDLKNLRDLFRNRGWNLRLRVYGSASLESAYASVGKIDHFISLTKKLRNTDIVVGYLIASRLGASVTGDVSPSKVFTSNVTTVGRIAISPPERLIGITSLNELGQ, from the coding sequence ATGAAAGGTGTTCGCGAACTCTTCGAAATCATAAGGACTGTTTCTGAAAGCTTAGCCGGGTTGCTCAGAGAATACTATGGCGATACAGCTTACTCTGAAGTGATGGGTTTAGGCGTCACGGGGGATGTTTCCAGACGTATAGATTTAGTGGCTGAGGAGCATGCTGTCGAGGAGTTGCGTAAAACGGGTCTCGACCTATGGGTTGTCAGCGAGGAAAAGGGCTTGTATAGATTGAGCGAGAAGCCGGACTACGTAGTCCTCATAGACCCGTTGGATGGAAGCCTTAATTACTCTGTTGGAATACCCTTTGCTTCAGTATCCTTAGCACTATTTCCATATCAACAATTAAACCTTGAAACTATCCCGCAGGAGGCTGTGGGAGTCGTAGAGAACATTTTTACACGCGAATGGTACGGGGTTGTTGGACGCGAAGTATATGTTGAAGGAAGGCTGGTTGAAACCTATCCTGCGCAGAGAACTGGGATAGCATCAGTTTATTTTGACACGGTTGAGGATTTGAAGAATCTACGTGATTTATTCAGGAACCGAGGGTGGAATTTGAGGCTGAGAGTTTACGGGTCGGCGTCGCTTGAATCAGCATACGCATCGGTTGGGAAAATAGACCACTTCATATCCTTGACGAAAAAACTTAGAAATACTGATATAGTTGTTGGCTACCTAATCGCAAGCAGGCTTGGTGCAAGCGTCACGGGGGATGTTTCACCTTCAAAAGTTTTCACGAGCAATGTGACTACAGTTGGCAGGATAGCTATATCCCCTCCCGAGAGACTGATAGGCATTACAAGCCTCAACGAGCTAGGTCAATGA
- a CDS encoding M24 family metallopeptidase, whose translation MDLTGKLLSIIQDLKIDALILTAPDNAEYFTGVPTIADSTQILYADKKGSVKIYVPVLEFYRFRDGLKEGVEVYGVSKSIKPDDARVVDKDWKEIINDLLKDNEKVGVDRSFPSSLSNVLSALPGEKVVDASSRIWKERMVKTREEVDAIKKAIEITSKGVHTLASMVTEGVTEAELTGYFEERVRMEGVSRYAFEPIISFKPNNSYPHNVPTSRRLGRNDIILVDVGVKYKGRCSDITRILRYGRLSEEEKKALELVEQALYVGIESAQPGVKAGEPAAKVVEFFEKNGVGKKFIHGLGHGIGVVVHEPPYLRLGSETVLEPGMVFTVEPGLYYPGRFGVRLEEDVLITKKGPRVLSRKLRLIIDLAR comes from the coding sequence TTGGATTTAACCGGCAAGCTCCTAAGCATTATTCAAGACTTGAAAATAGACGCGCTAATATTAACGGCTCCGGATAACGCCGAGTATTTCACAGGGGTTCCCACAATAGCTGACTCCACCCAAATACTCTACGCAGATAAAAAAGGCTCCGTAAAAATCTACGTCCCCGTTCTAGAGTTCTACAGGTTCAGGGATGGTTTGAAGGAGGGGGTTGAAGTATACGGCGTGTCTAAATCAATAAAACCAGATGATGCCAGAGTTGTTGACAAGGACTGGAAGGAAATAATTAATGATTTACTGAAAGACAATGAGAAAGTTGGCGTGGACAGGTCTTTCCCATCAAGTCTTTCAAACGTGTTATCCGCTCTGCCGGGTGAGAAAGTTGTAGATGCTTCTAGCAGGATATGGAAGGAGAGAATGGTTAAGACAAGGGAGGAGGTTGACGCGATAAAGAAAGCGATTGAAATAACATCTAAAGGCGTACACACGCTTGCATCAATGGTTACGGAAGGGGTTACCGAGGCTGAGTTAACGGGTTATTTCGAAGAAAGAGTTAGAATGGAAGGGGTAAGCAGGTATGCTTTCGAACCTATAATCTCCTTCAAGCCCAACAACAGTTATCCACACAATGTCCCTACCTCTAGGAGGCTGGGAAGAAACGATATCATTCTAGTAGACGTGGGAGTAAAGTACAAGGGAAGGTGTAGCGACATTACGAGGATTTTAAGATATGGAAGGTTGAGCGAGGAGGAAAAGAAAGCTTTGGAGCTCGTGGAGCAGGCTCTCTACGTGGGGATAGAGTCCGCGCAGCCAGGCGTGAAAGCCGGCGAGCCGGCGGCGAAAGTGGTTGAGTTCTTCGAGAAAAACGGTGTTGGAAAAAAATTCATCCATGGCCTGGGGCATGGAATAGGCGTGGTTGTTCATGAGCCACCTTATTTGAGGTTGGGCAGTGAAACCGTGCTCGAGCCTGGCATGGTTTTCACCGTTGAGCCTGGGCTGTACTACCCCGGAAGGTTTGGGGTAAGGCTTGAGGAAGATGTTCTAATCACTAAGAAGGGCCCAAGAGTCCTGTCTAGGAAGTTAAGGTTAATCATTGACCTAGCTCGTTGA
- a CDS encoding pyridoxal-phosphate-dependent aminotransferase family protein, whose translation MMSYMDVVKEVEKIAWPKPMKLFTAGPVACFPEVLEAMKIQMFSHRSKEYQEIHKDTTLRLAKFLEAEKSTVLLIPSSGTGFMEASVRNAVPPGGKVLVTVIGEFGNRYREAVERNGRKPIVLEKPLGKPVLPEELDDALKKNPDVEAVTITYNETSTGVLNPLKELAKVAKERGKMVFVDAVSAMGAADIKVDAWGIDLVFSSSQKAFGVPPGLAMAAVSEAVFERAKNIPERGLYFDLLEIKDVLVKQWSTPTTPPMPQIIGLNVVLRIIERMGGKEAWLKMYAERAEKIRRGALNLGLRLFAEPGYYSPTITVIYNPPGIKGPIIYEELRKRGFEIAKGYGKVKDETFRIGHMGYITDEDINLLFKNLEEVLKSLGVKK comes from the coding sequence ATGATGAGTTACATGGATGTAGTTAAAGAGGTTGAAAAGATCGCGTGGCCTAAACCAATGAAACTGTTCACGGCGGGACCGGTCGCATGCTTCCCCGAAGTCCTAGAGGCCATGAAAATACAGATGTTCAGTCACAGGTCTAAGGAGTATCAAGAGATCCACAAGGATACGACGTTAAGGCTCGCCAAGTTCCTGGAGGCGGAAAAGTCGACAGTGCTCTTAATTCCTTCAAGCGGGACAGGTTTCATGGAGGCAAGTGTTAGAAACGCTGTGCCGCCCGGCGGAAAAGTCTTAGTAACCGTGATAGGCGAGTTCGGAAACAGATATAGGGAAGCAGTTGAGCGGAATGGAAGGAAGCCCATTGTTCTCGAGAAACCCTTGGGTAAGCCCGTTCTGCCAGAGGAGTTAGATGATGCGTTGAAGAAGAACCCAGATGTTGAAGCAGTGACGATTACTTATAACGAGACAAGCACGGGCGTGCTCAACCCGTTGAAAGAGTTAGCGAAGGTTGCGAAGGAACGGGGGAAGATGGTTTTCGTAGACGCCGTCTCCGCTATGGGTGCAGCGGACATTAAGGTGGATGCATGGGGGATCGACCTAGTGTTTTCCAGCAGTCAAAAAGCATTCGGTGTTCCGCCAGGGCTAGCCATGGCGGCTGTGAGCGAGGCTGTGTTTGAGAGAGCGAAAAATATTCCCGAGAGAGGGTTATACTTCGACCTCCTGGAGATTAAAGACGTACTTGTGAAACAATGGTCAACCCCAACCACTCCCCCCATGCCTCAGATCATTGGGTTGAACGTTGTGTTGAGAATTATTGAGAGGATGGGTGGTAAGGAGGCATGGTTGAAGATGTATGCTGAGAGGGCCGAGAAGATTAGAAGAGGTGCATTAAACCTAGGTCTCAGGCTTTTCGCGGAGCCAGGATACTATAGTCCAACTATTACAGTCATATATAATCCTCCGGGAATAAAGGGGCCTATTATATACGAGGAGCTGAGGAAGAGGGGTTTTGAAATAGCTAAGGGGTACGGCAAGGTAAAGGATGAAACATTCCGCATAGGACACATGGGCTATATAACCGATGAGGACATAAACCTCTTATTCAAAAACCTCGAAGAGGTCTTAAAATCACTAGGAGTAAAGAAGTAG
- a CDS encoding hydroxyacid dehydrogenase, translated as MKILVASRIHEKAIQLLKENGFEVTIVEEPHEDELARIIKGFDGLIVRSKPLVTKKVIESADRLKVIARAGVGLDNIDVKAAEQRGIALINAPESSTQSVAELAIGLMLAVARKIAFSDRRMREGYWAKKEAMGVELSGKTLGVIGAGRIGSAVARIAKYGFNMHILYYDVACRDDLNKELGAECVSIEELLKRSDIVTIHVPLLPETRHMINEEKLRLMKKTAILINTSRGAVVDTAALVKALSEGWIAGAGLDVFEEEPLPKDHPLTKLDNVVLTPHIGASTKEAQEKAGVEVARKIVEFFKK; from the coding sequence ATGAAAATCCTAGTAGCCAGTCGCATTCATGAAAAAGCGATTCAGCTTCTAAAAGAAAACGGGTTCGAGGTAACGATTGTTGAAGAACCCCATGAGGACGAGTTAGCGAGGATTATAAAAGGCTTCGACGGGTTGATCGTTAGAAGCAAGCCCTTGGTCACCAAGAAGGTGATAGAATCGGCTGATAGATTGAAAGTGATTGCGAGAGCAGGGGTAGGACTCGACAATATCGATGTTAAAGCCGCTGAGCAGAGAGGGATTGCATTGATCAATGCACCCGAATCATCAACCCAGAGTGTCGCCGAGCTCGCTATAGGGCTAATGCTCGCGGTTGCGAGGAAGATAGCGTTCAGTGATAGAAGGATGAGAGAGGGGTATTGGGCTAAGAAAGAGGCGATGGGTGTTGAACTATCGGGCAAAACCCTTGGCGTGATAGGTGCTGGCCGCATTGGAAGCGCTGTTGCGAGAATTGCTAAATACGGATTCAACATGCACATACTCTACTACGATGTCGCCTGTAGGGATGACTTGAACAAGGAGCTAGGGGCTGAGTGTGTGAGCATCGAGGAATTGTTGAAGAGGTCTGACATAGTGACTATTCACGTGCCTCTTCTGCCTGAGACAAGGCACATGATTAATGAGGAAAAATTGAGATTGATGAAGAAGACAGCCATCCTCATAAACACTTCGAGAGGAGCGGTAGTTGATACTGCAGCACTAGTGAAAGCCCTCAGCGAGGGCTGGATAGCAGGTGCAGGGCTCGACGTGTTTGAAGAGGAGCCATTGCCCAAGGATCACCCGTTAACGAAACTAGACAACGTGGTCTTAACACCACATATCGGGGCCAGCACGAAGGAGGCGCAGGAAAAAGCTGGCGTGGAGGTTGCCAGGAAAATAGTTGAGTTCTTCAAGAAGTGA
- a CDS encoding ParB N-terminal domain-containing protein yields MSYFEIKTKHLVLKITLEEVSKLHIHEEIIPEMYEKLVEKIKQDGFFKDPVIVDEKTLVVLDGMHRVAAAQTLKLPYMPVCLIDYDNPEVKLRSWCRTAFKKSSSSSEALSVISRLGLRLTKVASMDDAFELLKARRLVVAVTDGSSVLGVLSPSSDIKIIYDWVKKIEHALKNSGFDVGYVTEEEALEKARKGEVTVSLITPTITKEEVRKVALRGEVFAHKATRHIVPARPMNVKVPLSWIDGTITLDEARRRLTEYLGKRQVKTLPPGTVLDRRYDEELFVFE; encoded by the coding sequence ATGTCATATTTCGAGATTAAGACTAAGCACCTTGTTCTTAAGATCACTTTGGAGGAAGTATCCAAGCTTCACATTCATGAAGAGATAATACCGGAAATGTATGAGAAGCTGGTAGAAAAGATCAAGCAAGACGGCTTCTTCAAAGACCCCGTCATAGTCGATGAGAAAACTCTTGTCGTCCTGGATGGGATGCATCGGGTTGCTGCTGCGCAGACTTTGAAACTTCCATACATGCCAGTATGCCTAATAGATTACGACAATCCCGAGGTCAAGCTCAGGTCTTGGTGTAGGACAGCTTTCAAGAAGTCCAGTAGCAGTAGTGAGGCATTATCGGTTATCTCAAGGCTGGGGTTGAGGTTGACGAAGGTAGCGAGCATGGACGACGCCTTCGAACTGTTGAAAGCCAGGAGGCTCGTGGTAGCAGTAACCGACGGGAGCAGTGTTTTAGGCGTATTATCCCCTTCTAGCGATATTAAGATCATATATGACTGGGTAAAGAAGATAGAGCACGCGCTTAAAAACTCGGGTTTCGATGTCGGGTATGTCACAGAAGAGGAAGCTCTTGAAAAAGCGAGAAAAGGAGAGGTCACAGTTTCACTGATAACTCCTACTATAACCAAGGAAGAGGTTCGCAAGGTTGCGTTGAGAGGCGAGGTCTTCGCTCACAAGGCAACCCGGCATATTGTGCCGGCTAGACCGATGAATGTTAAGGTACCATTAAGCTGGATTGACGGAACCATCACGCTAGATGAGGCTAGGCGCAGGCTTACAGAGTATCTCGGAAAGAGGCAGGTTAAAACCTTACCCCCTGGCACAGTTCTCGATAGAAGATATGATGAAGAATTATTTGTTTTCGAATAA
- a CDS encoding CehA/McbA family metallohydrolase, which produces MSWSRILLIILLVTPIVLGFAGSVSTLHGSSSGVIVIKGPTPIMEGEAKGPEDITVMNEYIAVAFGISTTPPWGIPPGHIIDLAPVAPGASDVLAQFSLPLNDWGNWATITSFQIVENSSTRAIIVALGQWKGLTVNYTYILESGKPYLKAIITVTNNDTVSYSNHIMGPAISLKRGWAYAPGFGTGRITTSPKTNYGISEDWVAAYHEDYVLGLYSPGYTHIALHSSFADTFYQVTLNPGESRVFEAYLIAFPEGDLCKVAETVQTVKEGGLGSINGVAMTSKGDPLVKGVVMVESNGKPYCWGLVKNGSYSINLPAPGSYSVFALAKAHAPGTRQNITVAPGEALELNFTDVIPPGRVVLTVFRNDTGEPTDARILVSGGYVPPVMYLAVTTVYTDVYNVGLAIIDLAPGTYNLTIDKGAGFITTAKTISVTVASEQVVEANVTVEILFKPSDEGWYMVDLHHHSDWMDGRTPPHLLVAAQLASGVDFVFVSDHDYVGNCPVIQAIAQARNVPFICGVEISPDWAHFNVYPVVNASKLVYRGTMREIITAARAAGAIVVRANHPYIGGLFIAQEMNNIPGGYYEDWDAAELGPWGTNAQKTLTKMFSLWDLNIRKYLTAGSDVHDVIMQTYTGKPRVVAYLPNGPHPVSLALAEKYGRTFISYGPFIFSNPLPGSTIGVASLSENITLKVKLFSVLGLSKIEVYGKGGRIIQTIPLGSAVSKTLEITVPASMATNGTESGYIVLIAYDASNNRAINNPIWVDLNTQPVTTTITETVTNTQTVTITNTVTDTLTATATVTKTITEATTYSTTLTTTEISETTKTTTYTFTSTYTTEKVLTQTDYVITGVTAVVFLAIGLGLSRLLFKR; this is translated from the coding sequence ATGTCTTGGAGCAGAATCCTTCTAATAATATTGCTGGTAACACCCATTGTTCTAGGATTCGCGGGATCAGTCTCAACTCTTCACGGAAGTAGTAGTGGCGTTATAGTGATCAAAGGCCCTACGCCGATAATGGAAGGAGAGGCTAAGGGTCCCGAGGATATTACCGTCATGAACGAGTACATCGCTGTGGCATTCGGTATTTCAACAACCCCGCCGTGGGGAATCCCACCCGGACACATCATCGATCTCGCACCGGTTGCGCCCGGGGCTTCAGACGTTCTAGCACAGTTTAGCCTCCCTCTGAATGATTGGGGGAACTGGGCCACCATAACTAGCTTCCAAATAGTGGAGAATTCTTCTACAAGAGCCATTATCGTTGCGTTGGGTCAGTGGAAGGGTTTAACAGTAAACTATACCTACATTCTCGAGTCTGGCAAGCCATATCTGAAGGCTATTATAACCGTGACAAACAACGATACAGTATCCTACTCAAATCACATAATGGGCCCTGCCATATCTCTGAAGAGGGGGTGGGCCTACGCGCCGGGTTTTGGAACGGGAAGGATTACAACATCCCCGAAGACGAATTACGGGATAAGCGAGGACTGGGTTGCAGCTTATCATGAGGACTATGTGTTAGGCTTATACTCGCCAGGCTACACACATATAGCTCTTCACAGTAGTTTTGCTGACACGTTCTACCAGGTTACCCTGAACCCAGGCGAGTCACGCGTGTTCGAAGCATACTTGATAGCTTTCCCTGAGGGAGACCTGTGTAAGGTGGCGGAAACAGTTCAAACCGTAAAGGAGGGAGGACTGGGATCAATCAATGGAGTAGCTATGACAAGTAAGGGTGACCCACTGGTTAAAGGAGTGGTAATGGTAGAATCCAACGGTAAGCCGTATTGCTGGGGACTAGTGAAAAACGGATCATACTCTATAAACCTCCCAGCCCCAGGCTCCTATAGCGTCTTCGCGCTTGCCAAGGCGCATGCCCCAGGCACGAGGCAAAACATCACGGTCGCGCCGGGCGAAGCACTCGAATTAAACTTCACCGATGTAATCCCTCCTGGGAGAGTAGTGTTAACAGTGTTTAGAAACGATACTGGGGAGCCAACAGATGCTAGGATACTTGTCAGCGGGGGATACGTGCCACCTGTAATGTACTTGGCTGTGACCACAGTGTACACGGATGTTTACAACGTGGGATTAGCCATCATAGACCTGGCACCCGGTACTTACAATTTAACCATTGACAAAGGAGCCGGATTCATCACTACAGCTAAAACCATCAGTGTAACCGTAGCGAGCGAACAGGTCGTGGAGGCAAACGTCACTGTGGAAATACTGTTTAAACCATCCGATGAGGGATGGTACATGGTGGATCTCCATCACCACTCGGACTGGATGGATGGTAGGACGCCTCCTCACTTGCTCGTAGCAGCTCAGCTCGCTTCGGGAGTAGACTTTGTTTTCGTTAGCGACCACGACTACGTCGGGAACTGTCCTGTGATACAGGCAATAGCTCAAGCTCGCAACGTGCCGTTCATATGCGGAGTAGAAATCTCTCCTGACTGGGCCCACTTCAACGTCTACCCAGTGGTAAATGCTTCAAAACTCGTATACAGAGGAACTATGAGAGAGATTATAACCGCAGCCAGAGCTGCTGGAGCAATAGTGGTCAGGGCTAACCACCCATATATTGGCGGATTGTTCATTGCTCAAGAGATGAACAATATACCGGGGGGTTATTACGAAGACTGGGATGCCGCTGAGCTGGGTCCATGGGGTACTAATGCGCAGAAAACATTGACTAAAATGTTTTCTCTATGGGATTTGAATATAAGAAAATATCTAACGGCGGGAAGCGATGTTCACGACGTTATAATGCAGACTTACACTGGAAAGCCGAGGGTTGTTGCATATCTACCTAACGGGCCCCATCCTGTTTCACTAGCCCTGGCTGAAAAGTATGGTAGGACGTTCATATCGTACGGCCCCTTCATATTCTCCAACCCGTTACCAGGTAGTACTATAGGTGTGGCATCGCTATCCGAGAACATCACGCTAAAGGTTAAACTATTCTCAGTACTTGGATTGAGCAAGATCGAGGTGTATGGTAAAGGAGGCAGGATTATACAAACCATTCCGCTGGGATCAGCCGTGTCTAAAACTCTCGAAATAACTGTTCCAGCATCCATGGCGACAAACGGTACTGAAAGCGGCTACATAGTCTTAATCGCCTACGACGCGTCCAACAACAGGGCGATAAACAACCCTATCTGGGTGGATCTTAACACGCAACCTGTGACAACTACCATTACTGAGACGGTGACCAATACTCAGACAGTCACAATTACTAACACGGTCACCGATACTTTAACGGCCACGGCGACGGTGACTAAAACTATAACGGAAGCCACAACATATTCAACAACTTTAACAACCACGGAGATATCTGAAACAACCAAGACAACAACCTACACGTTCACCTCTACATACACGACTGAAAAAGTCCTCACGCAGACAGATTATGTGATTACAGGGGTCACCGCGGTCGTATTCTTAGCTATCGGATTAGGGTTGAGTAGGCTATTATTCAAAAGGTAA
- a CDS encoding DUF402 domain-containing protein → MRVRGIYATALSHLFLKNGYKIVQPSDVIANRLNISFDNSPPDVTVKDAEDDSILVIGKPYEARSVFHLLSKSLKFVFRKASRVESNSVYLGRVEKVLPGTCVVDVGEFKGVLRDCKGLFVNDKVIVGVYKPSWSEEEAVELTREFKLLGDYVSLIHGNPRIVFSEYIRDKELKNRLSAIALSKLLGSGLGVKFRSSARFADPRDVGVEIEALLNEYKRLMEVAKSIGNPGKVRTGEFIGLISLTSIAKKILDHERRSVTPTVPGHHELKSMGFGDELDLVEKLVGNGCDMNIVGNGFREWLCSKISGVKRFRILHYSPVKGVRELTPGFLKHFKLVEGKACIVLERVFRSKGIYDGLGIEKLPGDKDLLIIKEGSYVVSHNYFRNGNWLGSYININTPPEIAPGIVKYHDLVVDIVVKPGENPVLIDLDQLSQLNTKGVVSEQLYFLAEKVADLVIKNPQAYVCENYREPDKCLI, encoded by the coding sequence GTGCGTGTAAGAGGTATATACGCCACCGCTCTCTCACACCTCTTTTTGAAAAACGGTTATAAAATTGTCCAGCCAAGCGACGTAATAGCTAATAGGCTTAATATTAGCTTCGATAATTCCCCACCCGACGTAACAGTGAAGGATGCCGAAGATGATTCAATCCTTGTAATAGGCAAGCCCTACGAGGCCAGGTCGGTTTTCCACCTGCTATCGAAAAGTTTGAAGTTCGTCTTTAGAAAAGCCTCTAGGGTTGAATCGAACTCGGTTTATCTTGGAAGAGTCGAAAAAGTACTGCCCGGGACTTGCGTTGTAGATGTGGGTGAGTTTAAAGGAGTGTTGAGGGATTGTAAAGGCTTGTTTGTCAATGATAAGGTAATTGTAGGTGTTTACAAGCCCTCGTGGAGTGAAGAAGAAGCCGTCGAGCTTACACGAGAGTTTAAATTGCTCGGAGACTATGTTTCCCTCATTCATGGAAACCCTAGAATAGTTTTCTCCGAGTACATTAGAGATAAAGAGTTAAAGAACAGGCTTTCCGCAATTGCTTTATCCAAGCTTTTAGGCTCCGGGCTTGGGGTGAAATTTAGAAGCAGTGCAAGGTTTGCAGACCCTAGAGATGTCGGGGTTGAAATAGAGGCATTGTTGAATGAATATAAAAGGTTGATGGAGGTTGCGAAAAGTATTGGGAACCCGGGCAAGGTGAGAACCGGGGAGTTCATAGGATTGATTTCTTTGACGAGCATTGCTAAGAAAATCCTCGATCACGAGAGACGCTCAGTAACTCCAACCGTGCCGGGACATCATGAATTGAAGAGTATGGGTTTCGGTGACGAACTAGACCTGGTTGAAAAACTCGTTGGAAACGGGTGTGATATGAACATTGTAGGAAACGGGTTCAGAGAATGGCTTTGCAGTAAAATCTCCGGGGTGAAGAGGTTCAGAATCCTTCACTACTCGCCTGTGAAAGGAGTTAGAGAATTAACCCCAGGATTTCTCAAGCATTTCAAGCTTGTTGAGGGAAAGGCATGCATTGTCCTTGAAAGGGTTTTCAGGAGCAAGGGGATTTACGACGGGTTAGGTATTGAGAAGCTCCCCGGCGACAAAGACTTGTTGATTATCAAGGAAGGTTCTTACGTGGTAAGCCATAACTACTTCAGAAATGGAAATTGGCTAGGAAGCTACATCAATATTAACACCCCTCCGGAAATAGCCCCCGGTATTGTGAAATACCATGATCTCGTGGTCGATATCGTGGTGAAGCCTGGTGAAAACCCTGTTTTAATAGATTTGGACCAACTCTCACAATTAAACACAAAGGGAGTAGTAAGCGAACAACTCTACTTCTTGGCGGAGAAGGTTGCTGATTTAGTAATTAAAAATCCTCAAGCCTACGTCTGTGAAAATTATAGAGAGCCCGATAAATGCTTAATCTAA